A window from Peptostreptococcaceae bacterium encodes these proteins:
- a CDS encoding aspartate 1-decarboxylase yields MLLNMFKGKIHKAVVTEANLHYVGSITIDRDLMDGAGMLEGERVQIVNNFNGERIETYIIEGQRGSGVICLNGAAARRVQPGDEVIIISYCWIDEEEAKKLVPKIVFLDKNNKIVETAGKEIHGEYK; encoded by the coding sequence TTGTTATTGAATATGTTTAAGGGAAAAATCCACAAGGCTGTTGTTACCGAAGCCAATCTGCATTACGTGGGGAGTATAACCATAGATAGAGACTTGATGGACGGGGCAGGCATGCTTGAAGGTGAAAGGGTCCAGATTGTAAACAACTTCAACGGCGAACGCATCGAAACATATATAATTGAGGGCCAAAGGGGCAGTGGAGTAATCTGCCTAAATGGAGCGGCCGCAAGAAGAGTCCAGCCTGGCGACGAGGTAATAATAATTTCCTATTGCTGGATAGATGAAGAAGAAGCCAAGAAATTGGTTCCCAAAATAGTGTTTTTAGATAAAAATAACAAAATTGTCGAGACTGCTGGCAAGGAAATACATGGAGAATACAAATGA